A DNA window from Micromonospora sp. NBC_01739 contains the following coding sequences:
- a CDS encoding polysaccharide biosynthesis tyrosine autokinase: protein MDLLRQLRLVRQHWWIVLVTVMVALGVTALITVRAQPRYVASVTFFVTTPSQGVTDAYQGGLFLQQRVKSYAELLTSDRLAQNAAADRGVGLTAEEIQRRVSTSTENGTVLLRASVTDTDQARALRVSEALSANFVELVKKVEARPDGSAGPIKIEVVSGPRVTASPVSPQPVRNTVIGALLGLLAGIGLAVLRGMADVRLRDAAALRRVTGSPLLGEIPLDGSARTAPLIVGEAATSARAEAIRKLRTNLRFVDVHEPARVIAVTSALQGEGKTTLSCNLAIALAEAGWRVLLVDADLRRPKVGHYLGVDSGVGLTDVLVGDVHVGDVVQRWGDKSLLVLPSGSAPPNPSELLGSKAMSDLLLALRESADIVIIDTAPLLAVTDGVVVAVQADGALLVSQQGRTSRTQVATAARALHSVSVRLLGCVLNMARVPKADAYQYEAYRVVTETAAASAGRAATSAGRAATSAGRAAAGRHADRGSTGAPVDHTQELTRLSR from the coding sequence ATGGACCTGTTGCGCCAGCTGCGTCTCGTGCGGCAGCACTGGTGGATCGTCCTGGTCACCGTCATGGTGGCCCTCGGCGTGACCGCCCTGATCACGGTCCGGGCGCAGCCTCGCTACGTCGCCTCGGTCACCTTCTTCGTCACCACCCCCAGCCAAGGGGTGACGGACGCCTACCAGGGTGGGCTCTTTCTCCAGCAACGGGTCAAGTCCTACGCCGAACTGCTGACCAGCGACCGGCTGGCCCAGAACGCCGCCGCCGATCGTGGGGTCGGGTTGACCGCGGAGGAGATTCAGCGTCGGGTCAGCACCTCCACCGAAAACGGCACCGTCCTGCTGCGGGCCTCGGTGACCGACACCGACCAGGCCCGCGCGCTGCGGGTCAGCGAGGCCCTGTCGGCGAACTTCGTGGAACTCGTGAAGAAGGTGGAGGCCAGACCGGACGGCAGCGCCGGGCCGATCAAGATCGAGGTGGTCAGTGGTCCGCGGGTGACCGCCAGCCCGGTCTCCCCCCAGCCGGTGCGCAACACCGTGATCGGGGCCCTGCTGGGCCTGCTGGCCGGGATCGGTCTGGCGGTGCTGCGCGGGATGGCCGATGTCCGGTTGCGTGACGCCGCCGCGCTGCGGCGGGTCACCGGCAGTCCGCTGCTCGGTGAGATCCCGCTGGACGGCAGCGCCCGGACGGCACCCCTGATCGTCGGGGAGGCCGCCACCTCGGCCCGCGCCGAGGCGATCCGCAAGCTGCGGACCAACCTGCGCTTCGTCGACGTGCACGAGCCGGCCCGGGTCATCGCCGTCACCAGTGCCCTCCAGGGAGAGGGCAAGACCACCCTGTCCTGCAACCTGGCGATCGCCCTGGCCGAGGCGGGCTGGCGGGTGCTGCTGGTCGACGCCGACCTGCGCCGCCCCAAGGTGGGCCACTACCTCGGTGTCGACTCCGGGGTGGGGCTGACCGACGTCCTCGTCGGCGACGTGCACGTCGGCGACGTGGTGCAGCGGTGGGGCGACAAGTCCCTGCTGGTGCTGCCCAGCGGATCGGCCCCGCCCAACCCGAGTGAGCTGCTCGGTTCCAAGGCCATGTCGGATCTGCTGCTGGCCCTGCGGGAGTCCGCCGACATCGTGATCATCGACACCGCCCCGCTGCTGGCGGTCACCGACGGTGTGGTCGTCGCCGTGCAGGCCGACGGTGCGCTGCTGGTCAGCCAGCAGGGGCGGACCTCGCGTACCCAGGTGGCCACGGCCGCCCGGGCCCTGCACTCGGTCTCCGTCCGGCTGCTCGGGTGTGTGCTCAACATGGCGCGGGTGCCCAAGGCCGACGCCTACCAGTACGAGGCCTATCGGGTGGTGACCGAGACCGCCGCGGCCTCGGCGGGGCGGGCCGCTACCTCGGCGGGGCGGGCCGCTACCTCGGCGGGGCGGGCCGCGGCCGGCCGGCACGCCGACCGCGGCAGCACCGGAGCACCGGTCGACCACACCCAGGAACTCACCCGGCTGTCCCGATGA
- a CDS encoding arsenate reductase/protein-tyrosine-phosphatase family protein encodes MLNGVLFVCHANLCRSPMAEFTARRMLAGRPVSVTSAGTDAVAGRPMHPYAADLVAAAGADPETFRTRRLAAEHLTEAVLVLTATRRQRSVCTALAPAALHRTFTLRQFGRLAAAVEPPLTEQEDPLAAAVTAATLARARLQPAPGDADDLPDPVGGTPEDFRHCAEEIERSLRPLAVLIGTAG; translated from the coding sequence ATGCTCAACGGAGTTCTGTTCGTCTGCCACGCCAACCTGTGCCGGTCACCGATGGCCGAGTTCACCGCGCGTCGGATGCTCGCCGGGCGTCCGGTGAGCGTGACCAGCGCCGGCACGGACGCGGTGGCCGGCCGGCCCATGCACCCGTACGCGGCGGATCTCGTCGCCGCGGCCGGTGCCGATCCGGAGACCTTCCGCACCCGACGGCTGGCGGCGGAGCACCTCACCGAGGCGGTGCTGGTGCTGACCGCCACCCGACGCCAGCGCTCGGTCTGCACCGCGCTGGCCCCGGCGGCCCTGCACCGGACCTTCACCCTGCGCCAGTTCGGCCGGCTGGCCGCGGCCGTCGAGCCGCCCCTGACCGAGCAGGAGGACCCACTGGCCGCCGCGGTCACCGCCGCCACCCTGGCTCGGGCCCGGTTGCAGCCCGCCCCCGGTGACGCCGACGACCTGCCGGACCCCGTCGGGGGCACCCCGGAGGACTTCCGGCACTGTGCGGAGGAGATCGAACGGTCCCTGCGACCCCTGGCGGTGCTCATCGGGACAGCCGGGTGA
- a CDS encoding glycosyltransferase family 4 protein, which translates to MRVGILTYHFPPEPAFIPGSLAEELAARGHEVRVLTGFPDYPGGHVYPGWRQRWRHETRSRGLTVRRVPRYSTGDGAVRPRMAAWLSFAASTAFVGRSYLAGVDVLYVHQPPAAAFASAALLRLLGQVPVVLHVPDVWAEQSVEDPDDDRWAARVRAAMARTYRSASTIAVSAPSLREAVVATGVEADRVPVVLNWTDERIFRPAPAGSAARGLVRRDDRCVVMHAGTIGARQGLETAVRAAAALENTMDLVLVGSGAQERRVRGLAAELRADNVRFVERRSPLDMPELYAAADYQLVMLRDLPALRGTVPGKLQAALSCAAPVVASTGGDTAALVERARAGLSCPPGDWASLADRFWLAAQIPPPARAEMGRRGRQAYLREMSLSAGVDRIEGLLREAAANPREKTDTPVRKSISSE; encoded by the coding sequence ATGCGGGTCGGCATCCTGACGTATCACTTTCCGCCGGAGCCGGCCTTCATCCCCGGCAGCCTGGCCGAGGAGTTGGCCGCCCGGGGCCACGAGGTGCGGGTGCTGACCGGTTTTCCGGACTACCCCGGCGGACATGTCTACCCGGGCTGGCGGCAGCGCTGGCGGCACGAGACCCGCAGCCGAGGGTTGACGGTCCGCCGGGTGCCCCGATACAGCACCGGCGACGGGGCCGTGCGGCCCAGGATGGCCGCCTGGCTCTCCTTCGCCGCCAGCACGGCCTTCGTCGGGCGGAGCTATCTGGCCGGTGTGGACGTGCTGTACGTCCATCAGCCGCCTGCGGCGGCCTTCGCCTCGGCGGCCCTGCTGCGGCTGCTCGGTCAGGTGCCGGTCGTGCTGCACGTGCCGGACGTCTGGGCGGAGCAGAGCGTGGAGGACCCCGACGACGACCGGTGGGCCGCCCGGGTGCGGGCGGCGATGGCCAGGACCTACCGGTCCGCCAGCACGATCGCGGTCAGCGCACCCTCCCTGCGGGAGGCGGTGGTAGCCACCGGAGTGGAGGCCGACCGGGTGCCGGTGGTGCTCAACTGGACCGACGAGCGGATCTTCCGGCCCGCCCCGGCCGGGTCGGCCGCCCGGGGACTGGTCCGCCGCGACGATCGCTGTGTGGTGATGCACGCCGGCACCATCGGGGCACGCCAGGGTCTGGAGACGGCGGTACGCGCGGCAGCGGCCCTGGAGAACACCATGGACCTGGTCCTGGTGGGCTCGGGCGCCCAGGAGCGGCGGGTGCGGGGGCTCGCCGCCGAGTTGCGCGCCGACAACGTCCGGTTCGTCGAGCGACGGTCACCCCTGGACATGCCGGAGCTGTACGCCGCCGCCGACTACCAACTGGTCATGCTGCGGGATCTGCCCGCCCTGCGCGGCACCGTGCCGGGCAAGCTCCAGGCGGCCCTGTCCTGTGCGGCACCCGTGGTGGCCTCGACCGGCGGCGACACGGCCGCCCTGGTGGAACGAGCGCGGGCGGGGCTGTCCTGCCCGCCGGGGGACTGGGCCAGTCTGGCGGACCGGTTCTGGCTGGCCGCGCAGATACCCCCACCCGCGCGGGCCGAGATGGGCCGTCGGGGCCGCCAGGCGTACCTGCGGGAGATGTCGCTGTCGGCCGGGGTGGACCGGATCGAAGGGCTGCTGCGGGAGGCAGCGGCCAACCCACGCGAGAAGACGGACACCCCGGTACGGAAGTCCATATCCTCCGAATAG
- a CDS encoding pirin family protein: MERTESMPAQTRPPGVATTDPGSVLLPGHDVPLGRYTTVRRLLPQRTRRMVGAWCFVDHFGPDDVAQRPGMEVPPHPHTGLQTVTWLLDGEILHRDSLGNVQPIRPGQLNVMTSGHGIAHSERSPADHPPLMHGVQLWVALPDSARGGPADFAHHAQLPRWEEGALRVTLLVGELGGERSPARVHTPLVGAQVELTGAGQASLPLRPDFEYALLALDGGAQADGVRVAPGALLWLGTGRTGLTISGEPGTRLMLLGGTPFEEPLVMWWNFVGRSHEEILTAREDWMAGRRFGTVADDPDPPLPAPTLPTVRLKARDRAGRTSS; the protein is encoded by the coding sequence GTGGAGCGTACCGAGTCGATGCCGGCGCAGACCCGACCGCCCGGAGTGGCCACCACGGACCCCGGCAGTGTCCTGTTGCCCGGGCACGACGTGCCCCTGGGCCGCTACACCACCGTCCGGCGGTTGCTGCCCCAGCGCACCCGGCGGATGGTCGGGGCCTGGTGCTTCGTGGACCACTTCGGACCCGACGACGTGGCCCAGCGCCCCGGCATGGAGGTGCCGCCGCACCCGCACACCGGCCTGCAGACGGTGACCTGGCTGCTCGACGGGGAGATCCTGCACCGCGACAGCCTCGGCAACGTGCAGCCGATCCGTCCCGGCCAGCTCAACGTGATGACCTCGGGCCACGGCATCGCCCACTCCGAACGGTCACCGGCCGACCATCCGCCCCTGATGCACGGGGTGCAGCTGTGGGTGGCGCTACCGGATTCGGCTCGCGGCGGCCCGGCCGACTTCGCCCACCACGCGCAGCTGCCCCGCTGGGAAGAGGGGGCGCTGAGGGTGACCCTGCTGGTCGGGGAGTTGGGCGGGGAACGGTCCCCGGCCCGGGTGCACACCCCCCTGGTCGGCGCCCAGGTCGAGCTGACCGGTGCCGGGCAGGCGAGCCTGCCCCTGCGCCCCGACTTCGAGTACGCGCTGCTGGCCCTGGACGGCGGAGCGCAGGCCGACGGCGTACGGGTGGCACCCGGGGCGCTGCTCTGGCTGGGCACCGGACGCACCGGGCTCACCATCTCCGGGGAACCGGGCACCCGGCTGATGCTGCTCGGCGGCACCCCCTTCGAGGAGCCGTTGGTGATGTGGTGGAACTTCGTCGGGCGCAGCCACGAGGAGATCCTGACCGCCCGCGAGGACTGGATGGCCGGCCGGCGGTTCGGGACGGTAGCGGACGATCCGGATCCGCCGCTGCCCGCGCCGACCCTGCCGACGGTGCGCCTCAAGGCCCGCGACCGGGCCGGCCGCACCAGCTCCTAG
- a CDS encoding DUF2795 domain-containing protein: MASYAEVLHYLSSLDYPAGRDEVVREAEREGAPPDVLHALRALPPVEYANGREVARSASIEAAPEVDDAQRAAVGRDKRHQRVSQHLRSI; encoded by the coding sequence ATGGCTAGTTACGCCGAGGTACTGCACTACCTGTCCAGCTTGGACTACCCCGCCGGCAGGGACGAGGTGGTGCGCGAGGCGGAACGCGAGGGGGCTCCGCCGGATGTGCTGCACGCCCTGCGGGCGCTGCCGCCGGTCGAGTACGCCAACGGCCGGGAGGTGGCCCGCTCCGCGAGCATCGAGGCGGCTCCGGAGGTGGACGACGCCCAGCGGGCCGCTGTCGGCCGCGACAAGCGCCATCAGCGGGTCTCGCAGCATCTGCGCAGCATCTGA
- a CDS encoding DUF2267 domain-containing protein: MNYDTFVDQVAQRTGTSTQRAVDLIQATLATLADRLTGGEVLDLAVQLPEPLRLPLRPTPDTEAAERFGAGEFVARVARRAQIEEPAARAVIGAVFTTIREAVTGGEFDELVVQLPRDYRDIVEPAMAPGATLRRR, translated from the coding sequence ATGAACTACGACACCTTCGTCGACCAGGTGGCCCAGCGCACGGGCACCTCCACCCAGCGGGCGGTGGACCTGATCCAGGCCACCCTGGCTACCCTGGCCGACCGGTTGACCGGCGGTGAGGTGCTGGATCTGGCGGTGCAACTGCCGGAGCCGCTGCGCCTGCCGCTGCGGCCGACACCGGACACCGAGGCCGCCGAGCGCTTCGGCGCCGGAGAGTTCGTCGCCCGGGTGGCCCGGCGTGCCCAGATCGAGGAACCGGCCGCCCGCGCCGTGATCGGCGCGGTGTTCACCACCATCCGCGAGGCGGTGACCGGCGGCGAGTTCGACGAACTGGTCGTCCAACTGCCCCGGGACTACCGGGACATCGTCGAGCCCGCGATGGCACCCGGCGCCACCCTGCGCCGCCGCTGA
- a CDS encoding CaiB/BaiF CoA transferase family protein codes for MSAELSSGPLTGVRVIELAGIGPGPFAAMMLADLGAEVIRVDRVEAVDPTGFGTPHPDLLNRGRRSLAVDLKSAEGRQVVLDLVRDADVLIEGFRPGVTERLGLGPADCQEINPRLVYGRMTGWGQQGPNAPYAGHDIDYLALTGALHGIGRAGQPPVPPLNLLGDFGGGGMMLALGVVSALYAVRGGAAGQVIDAAIVDGVSVLSTQIHALRRLGMWQDPRGVNLLDGGAPFYDSYECADGRYVAVGALEPRFYEELVRRTGFPLPPDQALDRDDPANWPALRAAWARLFRTRTRDEWAALVADSDACLAPVLDWQEAPEHPHLAARRSFVTHEGVRQPAPAPRFSGSPTSVRRPPPWPGEHTDEVLDEIGYPAQRVAELRAAGTVA; via the coding sequence GTGAGCGCAGAGCTGTCGAGCGGCCCCCTGACCGGCGTACGCGTGATCGAACTGGCCGGGATCGGACCCGGCCCCTTCGCCGCGATGATGCTCGCCGACCTGGGCGCCGAGGTGATCCGGGTGGACCGGGTCGAGGCGGTGGATCCGACCGGTTTCGGCACCCCGCATCCGGACCTGCTCAACCGGGGCCGCCGCTCCCTGGCGGTGGACCTCAAGTCGGCCGAGGGCCGACAGGTGGTCCTGGACCTGGTCCGCGACGCCGACGTGCTGATCGAGGGCTTCCGCCCGGGGGTGACCGAACGGCTGGGCCTCGGCCCGGCCGACTGCCAGGAGATCAACCCCCGGCTGGTGTACGGCCGGATGACCGGCTGGGGGCAGCAGGGCCCGAACGCCCCGTACGCCGGGCACGACATCGACTACCTGGCCCTGACCGGCGCCCTGCACGGCATCGGCCGGGCCGGACAGCCCCCGGTGCCTCCGCTCAACCTGCTGGGCGACTTCGGAGGTGGCGGCATGATGCTGGCCCTGGGGGTGGTCTCCGCCCTGTACGCGGTGCGCGGCGGCGCGGCCGGTCAGGTGATCGACGCGGCGATCGTGGACGGGGTCAGCGTGCTCAGCACCCAGATCCACGCCCTGCGCCGGTTGGGCATGTGGCAGGACCCCCGGGGGGTGAACCTGCTGGACGGGGGTGCCCCCTTCTACGACAGCTACGAGTGCGCGGACGGCCGGTATGTCGCCGTCGGGGCCCTGGAGCCGAGGTTCTACGAGGAACTGGTGCGCCGTACCGGTTTCCCGCTGCCGCCGGACCAGGCCCTGGACCGTGACGATCCGGCGAACTGGCCGGCCCTGCGGGCGGCCTGGGCGCGGCTGTTCCGCACTCGTACCCGCGACGAGTGGGCGGCCCTGGTGGCCGACTCCGACGCCTGCCTGGCCCCGGTGCTCGACTGGCAGGAGGCGCCCGAGCATCCGCACCTGGCCGCGCGGCGGAGTTTCGTCACCCACGAGGGGGTACGCCAACCGGCCCCGGCCCCCCGCTTCTCCGGCAGCCCGACCTCGGTGCGCCGCCCCCCGCCCTGGCCGGGCGAGCACACCGACGAGGTGCTCGACGAGATCGGCTACCCGGCGCAGCGGGTGGCCGAGCTACGGGCTGCCGGCACGGTGGCCTAG
- a CDS encoding TerC/Alx family metal homeostasis membrane protein, producing the protein MSEMSYVAAGFQSIGTPSLWAITIAGVIALLVLDFVVTRRPHEVSLKEALGWSAFYIALPLAFGAWVWSRYGRQEGIDYLAGYLVEKSLSVDNLFVFMLLLAAFAVPSVLAQRVLLFGIAGALVLRGVFIAVGAAALQTLDFAFLIFALILLVTAAKLIRDAFSGHEQSVDIANMRSVRLLRRFMPVVNEYHGTKMTVRVDGRRALTPLALVVVAVLATDVVFAVDSVPAVYGITEDPYLVFATNAFALLGLRALYFVLHAALSRLVHLTYGLAIILAFIGVKLGLHWAHGIWESVPVIPTEISLLVIVAVLITVTITSLRATRNVVPGSKEVITERR; encoded by the coding sequence ATGTCCGAAATGTCGTACGTAGCTGCCGGTTTTCAGTCCATCGGTACGCCCTCGCTCTGGGCGATCACCATCGCCGGGGTCATCGCGCTGCTGGTGCTCGACTTCGTGGTGACCCGACGCCCACATGAGGTGTCGCTGAAAGAGGCACTCGGCTGGTCGGCCTTCTACATAGCCCTGCCGCTGGCCTTCGGGGCCTGGGTCTGGTCCCGGTACGGCAGACAGGAGGGCATCGACTACCTGGCCGGCTACCTGGTCGAGAAGTCGCTGTCGGTCGACAACCTCTTCGTCTTCATGCTGCTGCTGGCCGCCTTCGCGGTGCCCAGCGTGCTCGCCCAGCGGGTGCTGCTGTTCGGCATCGCCGGTGCCCTGGTGCTGCGCGGCGTCTTCATCGCCGTCGGCGCGGCGGCCCTGCAGACCCTGGACTTCGCCTTCCTGATCTTCGCCCTGATCCTGCTGGTCACCGCCGCCAAGCTGATCCGGGACGCCTTCAGCGGCCACGAACAGAGCGTCGACATCGCCAACATGCGCTCGGTTCGCCTGCTGCGCCGGTTCATGCCGGTGGTCAACGAGTACCACGGCACCAAGATGACCGTACGGGTCGACGGTCGACGGGCCCTGACCCCGCTGGCGCTGGTGGTGGTCGCCGTACTGGCCACCGACGTGGTCTTCGCGGTCGACTCCGTGCCGGCCGTCTACGGCATCACCGAGGACCCGTACCTGGTCTTCGCCACCAACGCCTTCGCCCTGCTGGGCCTGCGCGCTCTGTACTTCGTGCTGCACGCGGCGCTGAGCCGACTGGTGCACCTCACCTACGGGCTGGCGATCATCCTGGCCTTCATCGGGGTCAAGCTCGGCCTGCACTGGGCGCACGGCATCTGGGAGAGCGTCCCGGTGATCCCCACCGAGATCTCCCTGCTGGTCATCGTCGCCGTGCTGATCACCGTCACCATCACCAGCCTGCGGGCGACCCGCAATGTCGTACCGGGGTCGAAAGAGGTCATCACCGAACGGCGCTGA
- a CDS encoding NAD(P)/FAD-dependent oxidoreductase yields the protein MTKPRVVIVGAGFAGYHAAKTLSRLARGRAEIVLLNSTDYFLYLPLLPEVAAGVVEPGRIAVPLTGTLDDVRVVIGEADHVDLQNRWVGFTQAEGDRNRLAYDRLVLSVGSVNKLLPIPGVTEYAHGFRGLPEAVYLHDHVVRQVELAEQATDPTEQQARATFVVVGAGYTGTEVAAHGQLFTDALAAQRPRLKIRPKWMLLDVAPRVLPELDQRMSRTADRVLRRRGVDVRMGTSVAVATADGVKLTDGEYVPTCSLVWCVGVRPDPFVAQLGLRTEKGRLVVDEYLNVPGFPEVYACGDAAAVPDLTRPGEICTMTAQHAQRQGRLAAHNIAASYGQGRRRPYKHHDLGWVVDLGGKQAAANPLKVPLSGLPAKAVTRGYHLLAIPGNRARIGADWALDAALPRSAAQLGLVPANAVPLESTSPEMPAWAR from the coding sequence ATGACGAAACCTCGTGTGGTGATCGTGGGAGCCGGGTTCGCCGGTTACCACGCGGCGAAGACATTGAGCCGGCTGGCCCGGGGCCGGGCCGAGATCGTCCTGCTCAACTCGACCGACTACTTCCTGTATCTGCCGCTGTTGCCTGAGGTGGCGGCGGGGGTGGTGGAGCCGGGCCGGATCGCCGTGCCGTTGACCGGCACCCTGGACGACGTCCGGGTGGTCATCGGGGAGGCCGACCACGTCGACCTGCAAAATCGGTGGGTGGGCTTCACCCAGGCCGAGGGGGATCGCAACCGGCTGGCCTACGACCGGCTGGTCCTGTCCGTCGGCAGCGTCAACAAGCTGCTGCCCATCCCCGGGGTGACCGAGTACGCGCACGGCTTCCGTGGCCTGCCCGAGGCGGTCTACCTGCACGACCATGTGGTTCGGCAGGTGGAGTTGGCCGAGCAGGCGACCGACCCCACCGAGCAGCAGGCCCGGGCGACCTTCGTGGTGGTCGGCGCCGGCTACACCGGTACGGAGGTGGCCGCCCACGGCCAGCTGTTCACCGACGCCCTGGCCGCCCAACGCCCCCGACTGAAGATCCGCCCCAAGTGGATGCTGCTGGATGTCGCACCCCGGGTGCTGCCCGAGCTGGACCAGCGGATGTCCCGCACCGCGGACCGCGTGCTGCGCCGCCGCGGCGTGGACGTCCGGATGGGTACCTCCGTGGCGGTCGCCACCGCCGACGGGGTAAAACTCACCGACGGGGAGTACGTGCCCACCTGCTCCCTGGTCTGGTGCGTCGGGGTACGCCCCGACCCCTTCGTGGCACAGTTGGGTCTGCGTACCGAGAAGGGTCGGTTGGTCGTCGACGAGTACCTCAACGTCCCCGGCTTCCCCGAGGTGTACGCCTGCGGTGACGCCGCCGCCGTGCCCGACCTGACCCGGCCGGGCGAGATCTGCACCATGACCGCCCAGCACGCCCAGCGGCAGGGCAGACTCGCCGCCCACAACATCGCCGCCTCGTACGGCCAGGGCCGGCGTCGCCCGTACAAGCACCATGACCTGGGCTGGGTGGTCGACCTGGGCGGCAAGCAGGCCGCCGCCAACCCGCTGAAGGTGCCGCTGTCCGGCCTGCCGGCCAAGGCGGTCACCCGCGGGTATCACCTGCTGGCCATCCCCGGCAACCGGGCCCGGATCGGCGCCGACTGGGCCCTGGACGCCGCCCTGCCCCGCTCGGCGGCCCAACTGGGCCTCGTCCCGGCCAACGCGGTACCACTGGAGAGCACCTCCCCGGAGATGCCGGCCTGGGCCCGCTGA
- a CDS encoding DUF2267 domain-containing protein: MRKQMEGDNQRRRALARQARERGTQAADTGASLSSSKQLTHLDQARRDGPPPAGSRHKPNTTRGGPAPPPAAVPQTQRPLPEMDPTSAGVEPIGYQDLVAEVGRRAGVDFRTAKVGVESTVLVLAWALGAEQRQRLLQSVPASLHSVVPVDGVERHSDLPGFLSEVGRLSGRSPEQARYQVEATLATLAEHDHDLVESLHVPDDLRELLNPPAVGGGLVGASSATPPLTGAQRSAALTDLPYWSDDGEALTRTLVLPADSLDRVLDRLDQLRDQIGRGPRIGRADPSTAVLSVSTGSARGVTELDVDLAHAVDAAIDEAGAGLSSG; encoded by the coding sequence ATGCGCAAGCAGATGGAGGGCGACAACCAACGTAGGCGGGCATTGGCCCGACAGGCCCGCGAGCGCGGCACCCAGGCCGCCGACACCGGGGCCAGCCTGAGTTCGTCAAAGCAGCTCACCCATCTCGACCAGGCCCGGCGCGACGGCCCACCGCCGGCCGGTAGCCGGCACAAACCGAACACCACACGCGGTGGTCCGGCCCCGCCGCCGGCCGCTGTCCCGCAGACCCAGCGACCCCTGCCCGAGATGGACCCGACCTCTGCCGGAGTGGAGCCGATCGGCTACCAGGACCTCGTCGCCGAGGTCGGTCGCCGGGCCGGCGTCGACTTCCGCACCGCCAAGGTGGGCGTGGAGTCCACCGTGCTGGTCCTGGCCTGGGCCCTCGGCGCGGAACAGCGACAACGCCTGCTCCAGTCCGTCCCGGCGTCACTGCACAGTGTCGTACCGGTCGACGGTGTCGAACGGCACTCGGATCTGCCCGGCTTCCTGTCCGAGGTCGGACGGCTCAGCGGCCGCAGCCCGGAGCAGGCCCGCTACCAGGTCGAGGCCACCCTGGCGACGCTCGCCGAACACGATCACGACCTGGTCGAGTCGTTGCACGTGCCGGACGACCTGCGGGAACTGCTCAACCCGCCGGCCGTCGGTGGTGGGCTGGTCGGGGCCAGCAGCGCCACGCCGCCCCTGACCGGTGCGCAACGTAGCGCCGCGCTGACCGACCTGCCGTACTGGTCGGACGACGGCGAGGCCCTGACCCGCACCCTGGTGCTACCGGCGGACAGCCTGGACCGGGTCCTGGACCGTCTCGATCAACTCCGCGACCAGATCGGTCGAGGGCCCCGCATCGGCCGGGCGGACCCGAGCACGGCCGTGCTCAGCGTCAGCACCGGCAGCGCCCGTGGGGTGACCGAGCTGGACGTGGACCTGGCCCACGCGGTGGACGCCGCGATCGACGAGGCGGGCGCGGGCCTGTCCTCCGGCTGA
- a CDS encoding STAS domain-containing protein gives MSSQLLVIEVSRFDVGHAELRLTGDLDFDSAPELIAAVEQVRRDGYQHLVIDLAGVSLCDSSGLSALVVAHRGSPVPIRLTGVNPNLRQLLDRTGLAELLQVSAAGDDDVQAAG, from the coding sequence ATGTCCTCACAGCTGTTGGTCATCGAGGTCAGCCGGTTCGACGTCGGACATGCGGAGCTGCGGCTCACCGGTGACCTGGACTTCGACAGCGCTCCGGAACTGATCGCCGCCGTCGAGCAGGTACGCCGGGACGGCTACCAGCACCTGGTCATCGACCTGGCCGGAGTGAGTCTGTGCGACTCCTCGGGCCTCAGCGCTCTCGTGGTGGCCCACCGGGGCAGCCCGGTGCCGATCCGCCTGACCGGTGTCAACCCCAACCTTCGCCAACTGCTGGACCGCACCGGTCTGGCCGAGCTGCTCCAGGTGTCCGCGGCCGGCGACGACGACGTGCAGGCGGCGGGCTGA
- a CDS encoding STAS domain-containing protein: protein MSVDRSDPDIPVIRVGGDLAYTTAGPLRTEIDRELRAGPRALVLDFADLQFIDSTGLSIIVHAWREGLRDGVTLRLRAVPRFLATILDMTGVTGLLTRSTGGEGPVSTEPDGQPTVPA, encoded by the coding sequence GTGTCAGTCGACCGGTCCGATCCCGACATTCCGGTGATCCGGGTGGGTGGCGACCTCGCCTACACCACGGCCGGGCCGCTGCGTACGGAGATCGACCGGGAACTGCGGGCCGGTCCCCGCGCCCTCGTACTCGACTTCGCCGACCTCCAGTTCATCGACAGCACCGGGCTCAGCATCATCGTGCACGCCTGGCGGGAAGGGCTGCGCGACGGGGTGACCCTGCGGCTGCGCGCGGTGCCCCGGTTCCTGGCGACCATCCTGGACATGACCGGGGTGACCGGCCTGCTGACTCGCTCGACCGGCGGCGAGGGGCCGGTCAGCACCGAACCGGACGGCCAACCCACCGTCCCCGCCTGA